The following proteins come from a genomic window of Citrobacter europaeus:
- a CDS encoding transporter substrate-binding domain-containing protein yields the protein MLERLFIFLMVIFTIGVSTDVSSARQVELKSNYSTSVQNISLNREETNWLAHKKTLVVGTWLPEVSPIVYQNSGEYYRGVNADYLALMQKNLNLKIVIKQYDNEQEALAALASNDVDTLITQLSRRQDVGGNLLRTSALLTTWPTLVTSLKNTMLPLTTDHQVSVACVRDCPFLDVIQDAFPDAKVSFYDDEYQAMASVVNGDSQYYIGNNITSSHCISRYFSQSLVITHYFDKQEQYNYFVVKEEQPVLRNILDGFITSISNEIHMQVMQNWLNRGNLAYLNAPIPFTDREKAWLKKKHTIRILINPDYPPYTLVDRSGELRGILGDLLNIIHLQTGLDFEPVLADSKSEQMKKISGEQWDMYPTITLTNQNQRNSTFSDPLMNVAFVIITSREETADSLLNKPIRIALPAGHVLESDLRQRYPKATWVDADTGSVAMTMLRDGKVDAAIATELSARYMVDHDYQKNMHFFRLPDMPGASVSFAVSPHEPMLKSVMDKALQAIPPREILQMTEKWSKISNTQVDIWSRYSKQFYQLVVFALLLIAISLIWGISLSREVNKRKQSQRLLEEQLHLKEALSQELEIEKNKAIEATKAKSRFLASMSHELRTPVSSIVGFLELLSSSELSPAQRKEAIALTGATAQSLLGLIGKILDVDKIESGKYQVVPQWTDLSQLIELQCHSFDALARQKGITLACVSQLPANERVFVDQQALRQILTNLVGNALKFTEQGSIHVTARLTPDEENHGNLTIAISDTGCGISEEEQAGLFHRYAQGRSGRQQTGSGLGLFICKELVTLMGGTLELMSVPSQGTTFTITLPVETARQSVVPDGDTPGTLLPLPCLSILIADDNPTNRLLLKRQLNAIGYSVDEACDGEEAEAKLVKKSYDLLITDVNMPKKDGFDLAASLRRQQPHLQIWGLTASALPQSRDRCLQNGMNLCLFKPVSIKTLTHELSKIETGYSSPCSIRHLKFNVLTENTGGDRALMNEILETFREATLSDLQAAGKAVLQDEPQLFLRALHRLHGSAQILGITALQTLCEPFESMRHDCLPLAVRQEALQKIVAVMREIEIEIDSLISH from the coding sequence ATGCTGGAACGCTTGTTTATTTTTTTGATGGTCATATTTACCATCGGGGTGTCTACGGATGTAAGCTCTGCCCGGCAAGTTGAGCTGAAAAGTAACTATAGTACCTCTGTACAAAATATCAGTCTGAACAGGGAAGAAACGAACTGGTTAGCGCATAAAAAAACCTTGGTTGTTGGCACCTGGTTACCGGAAGTCTCCCCCATTGTTTACCAAAATAGTGGGGAATATTACCGGGGAGTCAATGCGGATTATCTTGCGCTAATGCAAAAGAATCTCAATCTAAAAATTGTTATAAAGCAGTATGATAATGAGCAAGAAGCACTGGCCGCGCTCGCCAGTAACGATGTCGATACGCTGATAACCCAGCTTTCAAGGCGCCAGGATGTCGGCGGGAATTTATTGCGCACTTCTGCATTGCTGACAACGTGGCCGACGCTTGTGACCTCGCTAAAAAACACCATGCTGCCGCTGACCACGGACCATCAGGTTAGCGTCGCGTGTGTGCGTGATTGTCCTTTCCTTGATGTTATCCAGGATGCTTTTCCTGATGCTAAAGTCTCATTTTACGATGACGAATATCAGGCCATGGCGTCGGTTGTGAATGGTGATAGCCAATATTACATTGGTAACAATATCACCAGCAGTCATTGTATCTCCCGATATTTTTCACAATCACTGGTTATTACGCACTACTTTGATAAACAAGAGCAATATAATTATTTTGTGGTTAAGGAAGAACAGCCGGTATTAAGAAACATTCTTGATGGTTTCATTACATCAATCAGCAATGAAATTCATATGCAGGTCATGCAGAACTGGCTGAACCGCGGCAACCTGGCCTATCTGAATGCGCCGATTCCATTCACCGATCGGGAGAAAGCGTGGCTGAAGAAAAAACATACTATTCGTATTTTGATCAATCCAGATTACCCGCCCTATACGCTTGTTGATCGCAGTGGTGAATTACGCGGTATCCTTGGCGATTTGCTGAATATTATTCATCTGCAAACGGGGCTTGATTTTGAACCCGTTTTAGCTGATTCGAAAAGTGAACAGATGAAAAAAATAAGCGGCGAACAATGGGATATGTATCCCACCATCACCCTGACTAATCAAAATCAGCGTAATTCGACCTTTAGCGATCCGCTGATGAATGTCGCATTTGTGATTATCACTTCCCGCGAGGAAACGGCCGACTCGCTACTGAATAAACCGATCCGTATTGCGTTGCCCGCTGGACATGTGTTGGAAAGTGACCTGAGACAACGCTACCCCAAGGCCACCTGGGTGGATGCCGATACTGGTAGCGTCGCGATGACTATGCTCAGGGATGGCAAGGTTGACGCGGCAATCGCTACCGAATTGTCGGCAAGGTACATGGTCGATCATGACTACCAGAAAAATATGCACTTTTTTAGGCTTCCTGATATGCCGGGTGCCTCGGTAAGTTTTGCGGTCTCTCCTCACGAGCCCATGTTGAAGTCCGTAATGGATAAAGCGCTGCAGGCCATACCGCCACGTGAAATTTTGCAGATGACGGAGAAGTGGTCGAAAATTTCCAATACGCAGGTCGATATCTGGAGCCGATATAGCAAACAGTTCTATCAACTGGTGGTGTTTGCGCTGCTGCTGATAGCGATTAGCCTGATCTGGGGGATCTCACTTTCGCGTGAGGTCAATAAAAGAAAGCAATCGCAGCGTCTGCTGGAAGAGCAACTCCATCTTAAAGAAGCATTGTCTCAAGAGCTGGAGATCGAAAAGAACAAAGCAATTGAAGCGACCAAGGCCAAAAGTCGTTTTCTTGCGAGCATGAGCCATGAATTACGTACCCCTGTAAGCTCGATTGTGGGTTTTCTGGAATTACTGTCGAGTTCAGAACTCAGTCCGGCGCAGCGAAAGGAGGCGATTGCCCTTACCGGGGCGACGGCCCAGTCATTACTTGGGCTGATTGGTAAGATTCTGGACGTGGATAAGATTGAGTCTGGTAAATACCAGGTTGTTCCTCAATGGACGGATCTCTCGCAGCTCATTGAATTGCAGTGTCACTCTTTCGATGCCTTAGCCAGACAGAAAGGCATTACGCTTGCCTGCGTTAGCCAGTTGCCGGCGAACGAGCGGGTCTTTGTCGATCAGCAGGCTTTACGGCAAATTCTCACCAATCTGGTGGGTAATGCGCTGAAGTTTACCGAGCAGGGCAGTATTCACGTGACGGCCCGTTTGACGCCTGACGAGGAGAATCACGGCAACCTGACCATCGCTATTAGCGATACCGGTTGTGGGATTAGTGAAGAGGAGCAGGCTGGGCTATTTCATCGTTATGCTCAGGGGCGCAGCGGGCGTCAACAAACGGGTTCCGGTCTGGGGTTATTTATCTGCAAAGAGCTGGTGACGCTGATGGGTGGTACGCTTGAACTGATGAGCGTACCGTCGCAAGGAACCACGTTTACCATCACGTTGCCGGTTGAGACTGCCCGACAGTCAGTTGTTCCGGATGGCGACACGCCAGGCACACTATTGCCGCTACCGTGCCTGTCTATTTTAATAGCAGATGATAACCCGACCAATCGTCTGCTGCTTAAGCGACAGTTGAACGCCATTGGTTACAGCGTGGATGAAGCGTGTGATGGCGAGGAGGCCGAAGCCAAACTGGTTAAAAAATCATACGACCTGTTGATAACCGATGTGAATATGCCGAAGAAGGACGGGTTTGATCTCGCGGCTTCATTGCGTCGTCAGCAGCCTCATTTACAAATATGGGGGCTAACGGCCAGCGCGCTCCCGCAGTCACGCGATCGGTGTCTGCAAAATGGGATGAATTTGTGTTTGTTTAAGCCCGTGTCGATTAAGACGCTGACGCATGAACTGAGCAAAATCGAAACCGGTTATTCGTCTCCTTGTTCGATCCGACATCTGAAATTCAATGTTCTGACGGAAAATACCGGCGGCGATCGTGCATTAATGAATGAGATACTCGAAACATTTCGCGAGGCAACGCTCAGCGATTTACAGGCGGCCGGAAAAGCCGTTTTGCAAGATGAACCTCAGCTGTTTTTGCGGGCTCTTCACCGGTTACATGGTTCGGCGCAAATTCTGGGTATTACTGCTCTTCAGACGCTGTGTGAACCTTTTGAATCTATGCGACATGACTGTCTTCCTTTGGCTGTACGCCAGGAAGCATTACAGAAGATTGTTGCGGTCATGCGGGAAATTGAGATTGAGATCGACAGTCTGATTAGCCATTAA
- the evgA gene encoding acid-sensing system DNA-binding response regulator EvgA → MNAIIVDDHPLARIAIRNLLDTNGITVTTELDCGDHVVQTVEKTKPELLIVDVDIPGISGIEVLEQLRKRHYAGVIIIISAKNEYFYGKRSAEYGANGFVSKKEGMNNILAAIEAAKNGYSYFPFSLEHFTGSSVSEQDKLDTLSTQEMRVLRYILNGMDYSTIASKMNISNKTVSTYKSRLMEKLDCSSLMEIYDYAQRNKIG, encoded by the coding sequence ATGAACGCGATAATCGTTGACGATCACCCATTGGCTCGCATAGCCATCCGCAACTTACTCGATACAAATGGTATTACCGTAACAACCGAGCTCGACTGCGGGGATCACGTGGTTCAAACCGTTGAAAAAACGAAACCGGAACTGCTGATTGTTGATGTGGATATACCGGGTATTAGCGGCATCGAAGTGCTGGAGCAGTTGAGAAAGCGGCACTATGCTGGTGTAATCATTATCATTTCAGCTAAAAATGAATATTTTTACGGTAAACGTAGCGCCGAATATGGTGCCAACGGATTTGTGAGTAAAAAAGAAGGTATGAATAATATTCTTGCCGCCATTGAAGCCGCTAAAAATGGTTACAGCTATTTCCCCTTTTCTCTTGAGCATTTTACGGGTTCATCTGTCAGCGAGCAGGATAAGCTTGATACATTGTCGACCCAGGAAATGAGAGTGTTGCGTTATATTCTCAACGGTATGGATTACAGCACAATTGCCAGCAAAATGAACATCAGCAATAAAACCGTAAGTACCTATAAAAGTCGTTTGATGGAGAAATTAGATTGCTCATCATTAATGGAAATATATGATTACGCGCAGAGAAATAAAATAGGATAG
- a CDS encoding ROK family protein, with protein sequence MNNKRTIDFLTHLPITRGLLNDKERVFLAVLKGEVKTRSEATKRLKIRSTTISDYVAELLEARLLTEEPSEHVGRGRPSLTLGVNANRVVTIVFQVISQSVHTFMVNLAAQIIAHEHTEAPPGSDNKALEAIFRHLYNDIIARRPEDAEIAGIVFSLGGVFDRTTNRWIHTSRWPRMHNLDISAVFPKESDSITLSRTLDNELLIHLLQQDESTLLLHWGYGVGFAFGQSGDNIVEGGYAFGEIGHWHISGQNAPCHCGQKGCLETVAALWSIGHEVLGKEFQAGDDEENIATLLASKDLADNPAIQQAIDQMTTAASNVCRVFFPKKLIVSGPFVKNTGIWQAFCAGFEQQNSFFGQTIQQLSVSQVNRDLGVYGAAIPILEQGLAKLLQ encoded by the coding sequence ATGAATAATAAACGCACAATAGACTTTCTTACCCATTTACCGATTACCCGCGGCTTGCTCAATGATAAGGAACGCGTGTTTCTTGCGGTTCTGAAGGGCGAGGTTAAAACCCGAAGTGAAGCCACGAAACGATTGAAGATTCGTTCAACGACGATCTCTGACTATGTGGCTGAACTTCTGGAGGCTCGCTTGTTAACGGAAGAACCCAGCGAGCATGTCGGACGAGGGAGGCCGTCATTGACGCTTGGCGTCAATGCCAACAGAGTGGTGACGATTGTTTTTCAGGTGATTAGTCAGTCAGTGCACACATTTATGGTCAACCTGGCGGCGCAGATTATTGCACATGAGCATACCGAGGCGCCTCCTGGCAGCGACAATAAGGCTCTGGAAGCTATTTTTCGTCATCTTTATAACGACATTATTGCCAGGCGACCTGAAGATGCAGAAATAGCAGGCATTGTCTTTTCGCTGGGTGGAGTTTTTGATCGGACCACGAATCGCTGGATCCACACCTCTCGCTGGCCCAGGATGCACAACCTGGATATCAGCGCTGTTTTTCCAAAAGAAAGCGACTCAATCACGCTTTCACGCACGCTGGACAATGAGCTATTGATTCATCTGCTCCAGCAAGATGAAAGTACATTGCTGTTACACTGGGGATACGGTGTTGGTTTTGCGTTTGGTCAGTCCGGGGACAATATTGTCGAAGGGGGGTATGCTTTTGGCGAAATTGGTCACTGGCATATCTCAGGACAAAATGCACCTTGCCACTGTGGACAAAAAGGGTGTCTGGAAACGGTTGCAGCGCTGTGGTCAATCGGACACGAAGTGCTCGGAAAAGAGTTTCAGGCGGGTGATGATGAAGAGAATATTGCTACTCTTCTGGCATCAAAGGATCTGGCAGATAACCCAGCAATACAGCAAGCGATTGATCAGATGACAACCGCAGCTTCAAACGTTTGTCGCGTATTCTTTCCTAAAAAGCTGATTGTTTCTGGCCCTTTCGTTAAAAATACCGGTATTTGGCAAGCGTTTTGCGCAGGGTTTGAGCAACAAAACAGCTTCTTTGGGCAGACGATCCAGCAATTGTCCGTTAGTCAGGTTAACCGCGATCTCGGTGTCTACGGTGCGGCGATACCCATACTCGAACAAGGGCTCGCAAAGCTGTTACAGTGA
- a CDS encoding amidohydrolase family protein — MKVTPGLFDIQVNGFAGIDFNDENIDAEMLDSALEAMLKTGVTCCLPTLITASKAVLMKRFQALDKAVANSELGALMVPGYHLEGPFLNPADGYAGCHPAEDMTPPDPQFIADLEHGLSRPILLVTCAPEFDEGGEFVRGLAARGKRVAVGHSSIGHAQLQIAVSAGISLCTHLGNGIPQELAKLDNTLQAQLSCDALHASFIADGLHIPPFALKNLLRAKTVPRSILVTDAMSAAACERPGMYPFAGAMVERAEDGTVRQPGASNLAGSSLTLDRAVRNLVTWQLVGFDEAVAMASVHPMQFMQKAMAHHQCANLESRIIWDENNTVIECRIGTALSRCFH, encoded by the coding sequence ATGAAAGTCACTCCAGGTTTGTTTGATATACAGGTAAATGGGTTTGCCGGCATTGATTTCAATGATGAAAATATTGATGCCGAGATGCTGGACTCTGCGCTAGAAGCTATGCTGAAAACCGGCGTGACCTGCTGTCTGCCAACGCTGATCACAGCATCTAAAGCTGTATTGATGAAACGCTTTCAGGCGCTCGATAAAGCGGTTGCTAACAGTGAGCTCGGTGCGTTAATGGTTCCGGGATATCATCTGGAAGGACCTTTTCTGAACCCGGCAGACGGATATGCCGGGTGTCACCCTGCGGAAGATATGACGCCACCTGACCCCCAGTTCATTGCTGACCTCGAACACGGCCTTTCAAGACCGATTCTGCTGGTCACCTGCGCCCCTGAATTTGATGAAGGAGGGGAATTTGTGCGAGGGCTAGCGGCAAGGGGAAAACGCGTTGCAGTCGGACACTCCAGTATTGGTCATGCCCAGCTTCAGATAGCGGTCAGTGCAGGTATCAGTTTGTGCACACATCTGGGAAACGGTATTCCTCAGGAATTGGCAAAGTTGGATAACACATTACAGGCGCAATTGAGTTGCGATGCGTTACATGCCAGTTTTATTGCTGATGGATTACATATTCCGCCGTTTGCGCTCAAAAACCTGCTACGGGCGAAAACGGTGCCCCGTTCAATTTTGGTAACGGATGCGATGAGCGCTGCAGCCTGTGAACGCCCGGGGATGTACCCTTTTGCCGGGGCAATGGTCGAACGCGCTGAAGACGGTACGGTTCGCCAGCCAGGGGCAAGCAATTTGGCGGGTTCCAGCCTGACGTTGGACAGGGCGGTGCGTAATCTTGTGACCTGGCAACTTGTAGGCTTTGATGAGGCCGTCGCGATGGCGAGCGTTCACCCCATGCAATTTATGCAAAAAGCCATGGCGCACCACCAGTGTGCAAACCTGGAGAGCAGAATCATTTGGGATGAAAACAATACCGTTATTGAATGCCGCATTGGCACTGCCTTAAGCAGGTGCTTTCATTAA
- a CDS encoding glucosamine-6-phosphate deaminase → MKIIIAENKDILGQKAAEAGILAMQQALAQKEHIAIILATGASQFQMLENLIQADIDWSRVTIFHLDEYIGLSDDHPASFRRYLRERVVEKLPTLKQFVGVNGSAEDIDQEIDRLNRLIGAQAIDVCFAGIGENGHLAFNDPPADFTTTVPYLQVALDDACRQQQLGEKWFSCIEEVPSRAISMSISQIMCSQVLILSIPDSRKAQAVKQALQGPVINTVPASIVQRHPACQIFLDNESASLMTER, encoded by the coding sequence ATGAAAATTATCATTGCAGAAAATAAAGATATTTTAGGTCAGAAAGCCGCTGAAGCAGGTATCCTTGCCATGCAACAAGCATTGGCTCAGAAAGAACACATTGCCATTATTCTTGCGACCGGTGCCAGCCAATTCCAAATGCTGGAAAATCTCATTCAGGCGGATATTGACTGGTCCCGAGTGACGATTTTCCATCTGGATGAATACATTGGTTTAAGTGACGATCATCCGGCAAGCTTTCGCCGCTATCTGCGTGAACGCGTAGTTGAAAAACTCCCTACATTGAAGCAGTTTGTCGGCGTTAATGGTTCTGCTGAAGATATCGATCAGGAAATTGACCGTCTGAACAGGTTGATCGGCGCACAGGCTATTGATGTTTGCTTCGCAGGTATTGGTGAAAATGGACATCTGGCCTTTAACGATCCGCCAGCTGATTTTACTACCACTGTTCCCTATTTACAGGTTGCACTGGATGATGCGTGCCGCCAGCAACAGTTAGGCGAAAAATGGTTTAGTTGCATAGAAGAGGTTCCGTCCAGGGCTATTTCAATGAGCATAAGCCAGATTATGTGCTCCCAAGTGCTGATCCTAAGTATCCCTGACAGCCGTAAAGCGCAGGCAGTAAAACAGGCCCTGCAAGGCCCTGTGATAAATACGGTTCCAGCCTCTATTGTTCAGCGTCATCCCGCATGCCAGATATTTCTGGATAATGAATCCGCATCGCTAATGACTGAACGGTAA
- a CDS encoding MHS family MFS transporter, which produces MSEANLDRVSQLDVPEEQGASKKTIRKVMFASISGTVIEWYDYSLYGAAAGLVINKLYFPNLSPTIATLAAFLTFAVGFVSRPLGGVIIAHIGDRYGRKPALIFAVVLMGIATLALGLLPTYHHIGIWATIALVVIRLMQGFGSGAELAGAQTFVAEYVPVKQRGFYTSLINASTGVAILLSSLAFFLVTQLPDEAFMSWGWRVPFLFSIVLFIVAIYIRKHLDETPEYVRSMEKAESNKKTQSVPIKALIVNSPKNLICGFFSLAGHQANGYLLSVFSISYLTNTLGMAKSEGLMALMIAVTVNTIMTPIMGKMADKYGTTVVFSFGAIFLGAFAFPLFWFLDSGNIVLATIGMCIAYGIGHGATSGAQGAFLANLFPTQYRYSGIALSRELNSVIFAGSTPVIAAALITFGDGEPTLLICYLMFCSLLTLVAVQMARGLKEHH; this is translated from the coding sequence ATGAGTGAAGCCAATTTAGACAGAGTAAGCCAACTGGATGTCCCGGAAGAACAGGGTGCCAGTAAGAAAACGATCCGCAAAGTTATGTTCGCCAGCATTTCAGGAACCGTTATTGAATGGTATGACTATTCGCTGTATGGAGCTGCTGCTGGACTGGTTATCAATAAACTCTATTTTCCGAATCTTTCGCCAACCATTGCCACGCTGGCCGCTTTTTTAACCTTTGCGGTCGGCTTTGTCTCTCGTCCTTTAGGTGGGGTAATTATTGCCCATATTGGCGATCGTTATGGACGTAAACCGGCCTTGATTTTTGCTGTGGTATTAATGGGCATCGCCACATTGGCGTTGGGACTGTTACCCACGTATCACCATATTGGTATTTGGGCGACAATTGCGCTGGTGGTTATCCGCCTGATGCAGGGATTTGGTTCGGGCGCGGAGCTTGCGGGGGCGCAAACCTTTGTTGCTGAATACGTACCGGTTAAACAGCGTGGTTTTTATACCTCGCTGATTAATGCCTCTACCGGGGTCGCTATTCTTCTTTCATCGCTGGCGTTTTTTCTGGTAACGCAATTGCCGGATGAGGCCTTTATGAGCTGGGGGTGGCGCGTTCCATTCTTGTTCTCCATTGTATTGTTTATTGTGGCTATTTATATCCGTAAACATCTGGATGAAACCCCTGAATATGTAAGATCAATGGAAAAAGCTGAAAGTAATAAGAAAACCCAGTCTGTCCCTATTAAAGCGTTGATCGTTAACAGCCCGAAAAACCTCATCTGCGGCTTCTTCAGCCTGGCAGGCCATCAGGCAAATGGGTATTTGCTCAGCGTTTTTAGTATCAGTTATCTGACTAATACGCTGGGGATGGCGAAATCTGAGGGTTTGATGGCGCTGATGATTGCCGTGACGGTCAATACCATTATGACGCCGATAATGGGAAAAATGGCCGATAAATATGGTACTACCGTGGTCTTCTCTTTTGGCGCGATTTTCCTCGGTGCTTTCGCTTTCCCATTATTTTGGTTTCTTGATAGCGGTAATATCGTGCTGGCAACCATCGGAATGTGTATTGCTTACGGTATTGGGCATGGCGCGACGTCTGGGGCGCAAGGCGCATTCCTTGCGAATCTCTTTCCAACTCAGTACCGCTACTCTGGTATCGCTTTATCACGGGAGCTTAACAGCGTTATTTTTGCCGGTTCGACCCCCGTTATTGCCGCAGCGCTTATCACCTTTGGCGATGGTGAGCCAACTCTTTTAATTTGCTATCTCATGTTTTGCAGTTTGTTGACTTTAGTGGCCGTACAAATGGCAAGGGGATTAAAAGAACATCATTAA
- the melR gene encoding transcriptional regulator MelR, whose product MAKSTPQLPLDPHMCRSYEKKSRSPLALYSEYQRMDVELRAPLAMNYSHWHGQVEVNVPFDGDVEYLFNDEVVKSKQGFITLFWACTPHQLTDAGHCKQMAIFNLPMHLFLSWPLDRELINHVTHGMVITSLVSQQLSAFEVQRWQGELNSDNEQIRQLAIDEIALMLKRFSLAGWRPVLGNKTSRTQKNSISRHSQFYVSQMLEFIAANCDKQLTVDAIAEHVKLNPNYAMGIFHRVMQLTMKQYITAMRINHVRALLSDTDKTILDIATIAGFRSSSRFYSSFHKYVGMPPQQYRKLSQQRRNHSPYAEG is encoded by the coding sequence ATGGCAAAAAGTACCCCGCAGCTGCCGCTCGACCCACATATGTGTCGCAGCTATGAAAAAAAGTCGCGAAGTCCGCTGGCACTCTACTCTGAGTATCAGCGTATGGACGTCGAGCTGCGGGCGCCGCTGGCCATGAACTACAGCCACTGGCATGGTCAGGTTGAGGTGAATGTGCCGTTTGATGGCGATGTGGAGTACCTTTTCAATGACGAAGTGGTGAAGAGCAAACAGGGATTTATCACTCTGTTCTGGGCCTGCACACCTCATCAGTTGACGGATGCCGGGCATTGTAAACAGATGGCCATCTTCAACTTACCGATGCATCTGTTTTTGTCCTGGCCGCTGGACAGGGAACTGATTAACCACGTGACGCACGGAATGGTGATCACTTCGCTTGTTTCTCAGCAGTTGAGCGCATTTGAAGTGCAGCGTTGGCAGGGTGAACTCAACAGCGACAATGAGCAAATTCGTCAGTTAGCCATTGATGAAATCGCCCTGATGCTCAAGCGATTTAGCCTCGCTGGCTGGCGGCCGGTACTGGGTAACAAGACGTCACGCACCCAGAAAAACAGCATTTCACGGCATTCACAATTTTACGTTAGCCAGATGCTGGAGTTTATTGCCGCCAATTGCGACAAACAACTCACGGTCGATGCTATTGCCGAACACGTTAAGCTCAACCCCAATTACGCGATGGGTATTTTTCACCGGGTGATGCAACTAACCATGAAACAGTACATTACCGCAATGCGTATCAACCATGTGCGGGCTTTACTCAGCGACACGGATAAAACAATTTTGGATATCGCGACGATTGCAGGTTTTCGCTCCAGCAGCCGTTTTTACAGCTCGTTTCATAAATACGTCGGCATGCCGCCGCAGCAGTATCGCAAACTGAGCCAACAACGCCGAAATCATTCACCTTATGCCGAGGGGTAA
- the nhaC gene encoding Na+/H+ antiporter NhaC has protein sequence MELNSCTANNRKPLSFFWSVLPMVVMLGGISIGYFIFNIRAEPMILMGTATASFIAIAHGYTWDDILQSICNKISEALPVILIVASIGFLIGAWMVSGTIPMMIYYGLKWINPQFFYISAFMLGALISVCTGTSWGSIGTVGIAMIGVAIGLNVSLPIAAGAIVSGCWFGDKLSPVSDSTNMAALAAGVNLYSHIGHLLWTTGPGFIICCVVYSYMGMGIDASSSAPANITSLMNSIGQIYHFNILLLLPPIIVLYGSLSKRPPIPMLFLSTIVSMILALVFQQFTASSVGESVVSGFKLAMLTGDNMPTLSSDVSRLLERGGAISMFSSFVTVFSAFSFAGAMSATGSLHTVINALTKGVKSTFRLVATTIVTTVTICACTANGTLPLLLCGDAFKEEYKKRGLATKNLSRTTEDAGTVVEPIIPWSASGVYCATMLGVATLDYLPWAILCYSGVIFALLWAATGIGIAKYEPNESTEHMVEQKS, from the coding sequence ATGGAATTAAATAGCTGCACCGCTAACAACAGAAAGCCATTGTCTTTCTTTTGGTCAGTTTTACCGATGGTTGTCATGCTGGGCGGAATTAGCATCGGGTATTTTATCTTTAATATTCGTGCTGAACCCATGATCCTGATGGGAACGGCAACCGCCTCGTTTATCGCCATCGCGCACGGCTACACGTGGGATGACATTCTACAATCTATTTGTAATAAAATATCTGAAGCGCTGCCTGTTATATTAATTGTTGCCAGTATCGGTTTCTTAATTGGCGCTTGGATGGTGTCAGGCACTATTCCAATGATGATTTATTATGGTCTGAAATGGATTAATCCGCAGTTTTTCTATATTTCAGCATTTATGCTGGGAGCGTTGATCTCAGTATGTACCGGCACTTCCTGGGGATCCATCGGCACCGTCGGGATTGCCATGATTGGCGTAGCAATTGGCCTGAATGTTTCGCTGCCGATTGCTGCTGGCGCTATTGTCTCCGGCTGCTGGTTTGGTGATAAGCTCTCGCCGGTTTCTGATTCAACCAACATGGCGGCGCTGGCTGCCGGGGTAAACCTGTACTCACATATCGGCCATCTGCTGTGGACCACCGGCCCGGGCTTTATTATTTGCTGCGTTGTTTACAGCTATATGGGCATGGGCATTGATGCTTCGTCCAGCGCGCCGGCAAATATCACCAGCCTGATGAACTCTATCGGTCAGATTTATCACTTCAACATTCTGCTACTGCTGCCGCCGATCATCGTTTTGTATGGCTCACTATCAAAAAGACCACCAATCCCGATGCTCTTTTTATCCACAATCGTCTCAATGATTCTGGCATTAGTCTTTCAGCAATTTACCGCCTCTTCGGTCGGTGAATCCGTGGTCAGCGGCTTTAAGCTCGCGATGCTCACCGGAGACAATATGCCAACACTGTCTTCCGATGTTTCTCGCTTACTGGAACGCGGCGGCGCCATTTCAATGTTTAGCAGCTTCGTTACCGTTTTCAGCGCCTTCAGCTTTGCCGGAGCAATGAGTGCGACAGGCTCTCTACACACCGTGATAAACGCGCTTACTAAAGGCGTGAAATCCACATTTCGCCTGGTGGCTACCACAATTGTAACGACGGTCACCATTTGTGCCTGCACGGCAAATGGGACCTTGCCATTGCTGCTGTGTGGTGATGCCTTTAAAGAGGAGTACAAAAAACGAGGGCTTGCGACAAAGAATCTTTCGCGTACTACCGAAGATGCCGGAACCGTTGTCGAACCGATTATTCCCTGGTCTGCCTCAGGTGTTTATTGCGCCACGATGCTGGGCGTGGCAACGCTTGATTATTTGCCATGGGCAATCCTCTGCTACAGCGGGGTTATCTTTGCTTTGTTGTGGGCAGCAACCGGTATTGGCATTGCTAAATATGAACCCAACGAATCTACAGAGCATATGGTGGAGCAAAAGTCATAG